CTGACGTGGTGCGGGAACCACGGACCAAGGTTACCGATATGACGCTTCTTACCGCCGCGGGAGTGTTTTCCACTACGGGTCTGAATGCCCCAGCGTTTCACAGGACCATTTGTCCCCTTACCGGTGGTAATTGCAGTAACATCGAGGTACTGGCCGGTCTTGAGAACCGAGTCGATCTCGACTTCGGCGCCAAAGAGGGAAATTGCATACTCAACACGTTCTTCAACGCTGCCGCCTGCGACACGCATCTCCATGATGTCGCCGGACTTCTTGGGCACACCGGTAAGGACAGCAGGCTGCGTCCGTGTGATCGCGAATACTTCCGTCACTTTCCCGGATGCTGCTGCATCACGAACTCTTTCGATGCCTTCTTCGGACCAGGCTTCTGCGTATGCACGCTTGCCGTAGGTGTCCTTTGTGTACAGGCGGATGCCGGTCACAACCATCGCCGGAATTTCAACGATAGTAACAGGAACCATGATGTCCTTGCCCTCTGTAGGGCTCTTGTTGTGGTCATCGACCATGACCATGTGAGTCATGCCCACCTTGTAACCGGCAAAACCCTGCAACACCGGTTCCCCGTCATGCTGGGGCCAGGAATGGTATTTTGGTACCTGGCTTTTCGCACGCTTGCGGGGACTGTATGCAAGTGAACCTCTGCGAGGTCTGTTTATCTCGGACATTGCTTAATCAATCCTTATTCTTGGTTTTCAGTTGATGCTTCATTCTGAGAGCGGACAGAAGCCGCCATCGAGAATGTCTCCGAGGAATGAATTGGTTTTCAACTCAGGTATGAGCTGACGCCGAGGTCTGATGGGCCGATGTCGACATGCCTGAACCTGCGGTACGGAGTAAGTTTACCTTCATCCGCCGCCATCTTCAGGCACCGGGGCCCTTCACATATCTGAAAGATTCTTCCGGTGTGAACCAGAAAGACTCATTCTCTCAAATTGATCCTGACAGTTCCCGTTTCTGCGCGCACATCAGTGCGCCAGATTTGGGCTCGTTCCACAAAACGTCCACCCATACGGATCCATCAGATCCTACGTCTTTCACCTGGTGTGTGTAAACACAACCATATCCCGGTACCCCTCCCTGTAGCATGCCACAGGGAAAGTCACCATATAGTGATGTTCCGACGGAAACGGTGATGACAGCACCACCTTCCGTTTATCGGACCACCATATAT
Above is a window of Methanogenium organophilum DNA encoding:
- a CDS encoding 50S ribosomal protein L3, whose translation is MSEINRPRRGSLAYSPRKRAKSQVPKYHSWPQHDGEPVLQGFAGYKVGMTHMVMVDDHNKSPTEGKDIMVPVTIVEIPAMVVTGIRLYTKDTYGKRAYAEAWSEEGIERVRDAAASGKVTEVFAITRTQPAVLTGVPKKSGDIMEMRVAGGSVEERVEYAISLFGAEVEIDSVLKTGQYLDVTAITTGKGTNGPVKRWGIQTRSGKHSRGGKKRHIGNLGPWFPHHVRWQVPQMGQMGYQQRTEFNKRLLKIGESGEEINPAGGFTNYGLVRGRYVAIKGSVPGPCKRLIRMRPAIRQSVHVERVPAIQYVSVASKQG